The Paenibacillus spongiae nucleotide sequence CGCTAACGCTGTATAAGGCTCTCACAACATGAATCCAACGGTTATTCGATTCGATAACCATGCCGTGCTGCCATGCAGCCGGACATAGGATCCGTTATACCCTGCAAGGGAGTTTTGGCGTATGTTGCGGACCTGAGAGCCCTTATCGCAGCCAAAACGCCCCCAAATGGATGATCCCGATCCATATAACGGATCTAATGTCCGCAATCAAAGAAGATCGACCGAATTTCGGCGAATAACGAATCCCATGTCCGTAATGGCATCTTGCTCCAATCCTACTCCTCCAAACGGTAGGATCGCAAGTCCGGCAGAAGCTCCTTCGTGATGACATAAGGATGATTGTACATTTTGTTCAGCATGAAAGCTTCCGTATATTCCTCGGAGTATACGATCCGGTCCTGATCCTTCTTCCATATAAAATCGCCGTACCACGTACAGAACCATGCCCACGGTATGCCATCCTGAACCAGTTGATCGGGGTCGGGAATCGGTCCGTTCTCCGACAGGGCAACGATTTTGTCCGCCTCGGTACTATAGGAGATCGCCGTATTGAATCGTTCGGCTTGCGAGGAATAGTCTCTGGCCGGGCCATACACGTCTTCCCCGATAATATCGACATACTCGTCCCCCGGATACCAATCGCGATGCTGCCCGTTCCATACCCAGATCAGATGATTGAGACGATGATAATGAGTCATCCGTTCGTACATCAGCTTCCACAGCTTGATACATGGCTCCGGCCCCTTCGCGCCCCACCAGAACCAGGCTCCCGACGCCTCGTGCAGCGGCCGCCATAGAACCGGAATATCCTCGTCCTGCAGCCGTTTCAATAGTCCGGATATGGCATCGATATCGCGGATGAGCAGCCGATACGCTTCGGAAGAAGGATCGTTCATCGCTTGCTCCAAATCGAAGGTCGTCGCATTGGTATAGAACCCGCTGTGCCAGAAACGGTCGGGCGCCTGATCGATCAATTCCTTGGGAGCGTTCCAATGCCAGCAGAACGTGACGATACCCCCGTCCTTTCCCCATTGGATGGCCAAATCCGTGTCCTGACCGACCGTTCCTCGTTCGACGCGGGACGGGGAGTCATTCATGAAGTCAAATCCGCAGACGGCGGGACGCTTGCCCGTCTGTTCATAGATCATGTCGATTTCCGGCATCGTATTCACGCCGATCTGCTGTCCTGCAAGAATCCGTCGGCCGTAGATGTCGCATAGATAGGCCATTAACCGCTTCGCATTGTCCGTGGCGTTCGCATTAATCAGCTTAGGTTCTGCTTGAAATCGACTGCCGTTATGTATTGCGTCCTCATAATTTTTTTGCATCTCCTGCACTCCTCGTCCTCGTTAGATTTATGCACGCCCCATGATGAAGCACCCAAGTGATTCTTCCCGTTATAACGAAAGAAGGGGCAGACGAATGCTTGCATTCCGCCTGCCCCCTCATCATGCTGCTGGCCGCAAGCATCACCCGCTAGTTGGCCGTATTATACAAGCTCCGCAGCAGCAATTGATCTTGGAGCTGTTCTTTGGTCAGCTGCGAGGATAGGCTTGATTTCAAGACGGTTACCTCTTTCGGGGCATTCGCCGAAACATCGAAGTAATTGTCGCTGAAGCGGCAATCCGCATCGCGCAATTTCAATTCCACGAATTTGGCGAACGCCTGACCCTCTACGCGAATATGGAAGGCATCCGCTTCTTCATAGACGGTCGCCGTCAGATTCGGATCGGCAAACTCGAAGTGCTTCGGCTTCACGAACAGAACGGTCCCCTCGCTTACGATATCCCCTTCCCGCTTCAACGAGAACTCGAAATACGAGGATCTTAGACGGTCATGGTCCGCGAGCTGCTGTGCAAAGTCGAACTCAATCGCCTTCACGCTGCTTAGACGGTCCACGTTCATTTCCATGGAGCCTTGCTCCAGGACAGCCGATCCCGCATCCCGAAGCTTCCACTCCAGTAGAGCCGGGACAGCATCCGGCGATTCGTTCGAGACATGCAGCTCAACCTTCGTGCCCGTCTCCATAGCCGAAACCAGGAGCGGATTAAAGAACCGCTTGGACGCATAATGCAGCGCCTTCCACCTTCCGAACGAATCGATGCTCGACCAGGAAGCGACCGGCCAGCAGTCGTTGAGCTGCCAGTAGATCGCCCCCATGCATCTGCCGCGATGCCGGCGCCAGTGCTCGACGCCGTATTTGATGGCATCCGCCTGCAGAAGCTGGGATACATAGACAAGCGAGTCCAGATCCTTCGGATACAAGTAGTTCTCCGAGATTTGCGACAAGATTTTCCCGTTGCCCCCCGGACATCTCTGATGCTGCTCCATAATATACGAGAATACGTTGCGGTCTCCCGGCTCCG carries:
- a CDS encoding glycoside hydrolase family 26 protein, which produces MQKNYEDAIHNGSRFQAEPKLINANATDNAKRLMAYLCDIYGRRILAGQQIGVNTMPEIDMIYEQTGKRPAVCGFDFMNDSPSRVERGTVGQDTDLAIQWGKDGGIVTFCWHWNAPKELIDQAPDRFWHSGFYTNATTFDLEQAMNDPSSEAYRLLIRDIDAISGLLKRLQDEDIPVLWRPLHEASGAWFWWGAKGPEPCIKLWKLMYERMTHYHRLNHLIWVWNGQHRDWYPGDEYVDIIGEDVYGPARDYSSQAERFNTAISYSTEADKIVALSENGPIPDPDQLVQDGIPWAWFCTWYGDFIWKKDQDRIVYSEEYTEAFMLNKMYNHPYVITKELLPDLRSYRLEE